CTGATGTCGACCGCCCGCTCTTGCTCGGTACCGACGACGACGGGGAGCTCGAGTTGCTTGCCGTCGGGGGTAGAGAGCTTGGCAACCTCAGACATCGGACGATCCTTTCGGCGAACACGGCGGGCTAGACAGGCAGATGGGAGTTCCGCAGAAGAACCGTTGCCTGGAGAGGCGAAACGGGGCGAAATTGCGGAGCTATGAAGTTTACCGGCCCTACGGAGCCGGTTCAATCCGCGACGAAAGGGTTCAGGCGGGAGGGTTCAGGGTTCAGGAAATACGGCTTGTACCTCGCCAACGGCCTCGTTCCCACGCTCCGCGTAGGAACGGACTATTCGACGCTCCGCGTCATTTTCCTGCTACCTGACGACGTTGTAATCCAGCCATCCGGATGGCCGCAGAGCGGCGGGGGCGGCGTTCCCACGCGGAGCGTGGGAACGAGGGGAGCGTGGAGAACCCGCATAGGAGCAAGGGTTCAGCTGTCCTCCCCGAACCCTGAACCCCGATAACTGAACCCTCGCTCAACGCCTCACCGGCTTGTTGTCGAGCAGTTCGGTTAACCGCGGCCCGTTGAGATCGCCGTGGAAGATCGTCCAGACGCGGGCGTTCTTGCGGAGCTTAACCAGTTCCTCGGCAACGAGGACTTCCTTCTGCTCCGCTTCGAGGAGTTCGCGAATCTTGGCCTGAGCCTCGGTAAACGGCGTCCGCCCCGGCGGCTTGCGATCCAGCACGCGCACAATGTGGAAGCCTTGCGCGCTTTCGATCGGGTTGCTCATCCGGCCTAGTTCAAGCGTTTCGAGCGCCGAGTTCAGCTCCTCGCACATCAGCGAGCCGGGGGAAGTTTCCTGCAGACCCCCTTCGGCGGCCGTGAATCCTTGCGACTTTGCCTTCGCCACGTTGGCGAAGACGGGGCCTCGCAAACCGGGGGTGATCTTCACGATCGCCCAAACTTCATTCCCCATGCCGGCGAGCTGTTGCCAGGCCTGATCGCGATCGCCGCCGCAGCGGTCGAAGCGAACCATCAGCTCTTCCCACTTGATGCTGCCGGGGTATTCGTACTCTTTCAGATGATCCTGGTAGTAGGCGACCATTTCCTCTTGAGTGACGACTTTGAGCTTCGGCATCCGCTGCCGCAGCCATTCGCCGGCGACTTGCTTCTCGACGTACTGCCGCTGAACGTCTTTGAGCGACGAACCATGAACGGCAAGCGCCGCGTCCAGTTGCACGCGGTCCTTCACGCCGTAGACTTCGTAAAGCTTCGGGAGTTCGTTCGCTTCAAACGGCTCGGCCAGCGTCTTTTCGACGTGGGCGAGATTTTCCGGCGGCAACGTCCGGCGGAAATCGGCGAACAGCAGCTTGGTGTCGATCAGGTTCGTCACCATCTTTTCGAGGTAGAGCCGCTCGACCTGGGCCCGCTGCTCGGGCGGCACCTTCATGTTCTTCGACTTCTCGGCCGAGTCGATCAGGCGGTGGACTTGCCACAGCACGTCGCTGGCGAGAATCACTTGGTCTTCAACGCGGGCGACGATCTCGCTGCCGGTGATCGGTTGAGCGTCGGTCGGGACGATCGGCGGACCGAGCGGTTCGGTCGCCGCCACTGACGCTTGGCTCGGGGCGACGAAGGTTGCAGCTGGGGCGCCCGCGGCGCCGGCGGGCATTGCCGGGCTCTTCATCGGATCGACGTTGTCTTGCACGCCGCGAACGGCCGAGGCGCTCGGCGACGACGGGCCCGCCGCCATCGAACTAGGCACCGGCGGCGGTTCAAACGACGACTGTCCGCGCGCAGCAAGCGGCAATAGCGCTGCCGCTAACCAACCGCCGATCAAGATGAGAGTTCGTCGCAGCACGAAGCTGTTCTCAGTTCAAACAATGGACGACAAGCCGCGAACGCCGCCGGAACAGGCGGCGATGATCGCGCGCAGGATCGCTGAAAGACTCCGCCGGGGAGCCCAAGGCGGCGGGATTCTAGGGAGCGACCCCCTCTGGCCGCAAGAGAGATTTCAGCCGCGATAGCACCCGCTCCGGCTCGTCGGCGTCGGGGCCCAGCACGAGGTACGCCGAACGGGCGTCCGCGACCCGCAACATCCCGCCGCTCCGCTCCACCAGTCGGCTCAGCGGGCCGCGATTCGTGTAGGTGAGGACGGCGTACTTCCCTTCGAGGTGGATCGCCTCAAGCAGGTTCTGGTGAGCCCAAATTCGCAGGCGGGCCAGTTCCACCAGTTGCTCGACCGGCGGCGGCACTTCGCCGAAGCGGTCGGCCAGTTCGGCGTGCAGGTCGTCGAGGTCGCCTTCCGAACCGATCCGCGCCAGGCGGCGGTAGAGATCGATCTTCGTCCGCATGTCGGGAAGATACCGCTCCGGGAAGTAAGCGGCGACTGGCAGATCGATCGAAACATCGACCGAATCCTTCGGCGGCAGCTTCTTCAGTTCGCGGACCGCCTTCTCCAGCAGCGCGCAGTAAAGCTCATAGCCCACGGCCGCGATGTGGCCGCTCTGCTGGGTGCCGAGCAAATTGCCGGCGCCGCGGAGTTCAAGGTCCCGCATGGCGAGCGCGAAGCCGGCGCCCATTTGGCTGAACTCCTCAATCGCCCGCAGCCGCCGCGCCGCCTCCGGCGAGAGGTGCTTCTTCTGGTCGACCAGCAGGTAGCAGTAGGCCCGATGCTTGTACCGCCCCACCCTGCCCCGCAGCTGGTGCAAGTCGGCCAAACCGTAGCGGTCGGCGTCGTCGATGAAGATCGTGTTCGCGTTGGGAATGTCGAGGCCGCTCTCGACGATCGTCGTGGCGAGCAGGATGTCGAACTCGTGCCGCACGAAGCCGAGCATCACCTCCTCAAGCTCGGTTTCGTGCATCTGGCCGTGCCCGATGCCGATGGTCGCTTCGGGGACGATCCGCTGGAGCTCGTGAGCGACCTTCTGGATATCGTGAATCCGGTTGTGAACGAAGTAGGCTTGCCCGCCGCGATTCAGCTCCCGCAAGATCGCGTGGCGGATCAGCGTATCGTCGAAGCGGGCGATCCGCGTTTCGACGGCGAGGCGATCCTTCGGCGCCGTCTCGAGGTTCGAGATGCTTCGCACACCAAGGAGCGACATGTGGAGCGTTCGCGGGATTGGCGTGGCGGTCATCGTCAGCACGTCGACGCTCGCGCGGAGGGCTTTCAATCGTTCCTTCACCGCGACGCCGAAGCGTTGCTCTTCGTCGATGATCACGAGCCCCAGATTCTGGAACTGCACGTCGGCCGACGCGAGGCGGTGGGTGCCGATCAGCAGATCGATCGTGCCGTCTGCTGTCTTCTTGAGAATCTCGCGTTCTTCTTTCGCGGTGCAGAACCGCGAGACGGCGCCGATCTGGAACGGGAACTCGGCCATCCGCTGCGTGAACGTGCGGCGATGCTGCTCGGCGAGGATCGTCGTCGGCACGAGCACGGCCACCTGGTAGCCAGCGTCGATGGCTTTGAAGGCGGCGCGGATCGCCATCTCGGTTTTGCCGAAGCCGACGTCGCCGCACAGGAGGCGGTCCATCGGCTTAGCGAGCTGCATGTCTTGCTTGATCGCCGCGATCGCGGTGAGTTGGTCGGGCGTTTCCTGGTAGGGAAACGCGGCGTCGAATTCTTGCTGCCACGGCGTATCGGCGGGAAACGAAATGCCGGGCCGTGCTTCGCGGGCCGCCTGCACCTGCAGCATGTCGACGGCGAGGTCTTCGACCGCCCGCTCTGCCGCCTTCTTGTGCCGCAGCCACGCCGTGCCGCCGATCTTGGCGAGCATCGGCTTCGCCTTGCGGCCGCCGACGTACTTCTGCACGAGCTCGATCTTGCTCGTGGGGACGAAGATCCGCGTCCCTTCGGCGTATTCGAGTTCGAGATGCTCCTCAGCGCCCGCCTCTTTGTCGAGCAGCTTCAGCCCGCGATAGCGGCCGATGCCGTGGGCGAGATGGACGACGAGGTCGCCCTCGCGGAGTTGCAGGAAGCTGTCGATCGCGCGGCCGGTGGGCCGCTGCGAGGGACGCGAGAGTTCGGTGCGATGGAAGAGCTCGGCGGCACTGACGAGGATCAGGCCTGTTTGATTTGCAACACGCTCTGAGTTGATGGCCGCATCCGCTTCTGCCCCCCTCCCCAACCCTCCCCTCGAGGGGGAGGGAGCCTCAGGGTTCACGCTGATCACACGAAAGCCATGGCTCAGCCGTCCCCGCGCGAAGTGGAGCCGGCCCTCTTGCGCGAGCCGCGTCTCGCGGAAAACCTCGCCGAGGCGTTCGACCTCGGCGTCGGTATCGCACACGAGGTAAACGTGCTGGCCGACCGAGGCCGATTCGAGTTCGCCGCGGACGCGGGCGACGTCGCCGCTGAATTGCTCGACCGATTCGAACTGCAAGTGGGCCGTTGTTTCGTAGGAACCGGCCGGCACGCCCGCGGCAGTCACCGACGGGAACTTTAGCATCTCGGTCATCGCCACCGACGTGGCGAAGTACTCCTCGGGATGCTCAAGCCGGCGATGGTAATGCTTGCCCTCTTCGTCGAGGTCGGTCGGCTCGACGAGCATGAACCAGCTTCCTTCGGGCAGGTAGCTGGCATAGTGCGTGCGGAGTTTGACGTCGGCCGTCAGCACGGTGACGTCGGCGGTCGGCAGGCTGGCGAGACTCCGCTGCGTCGCAACGTCGAACGTGCGGATCGATTCGACCTCTTCGTCGAACAGCTCGATCCGCAGCGGATCGGTGGCGTCGGGCGGAAAGACGTCGAGGATGCCGCCGCGGAGGGAGAACTCGCCCGGCAGTTCGACGGCGGTCGTTCCCTGGCAGCCTCGCTCGGCGAGCCAATGGGTGAACGCATTGAGGTCGAGCCGCTGCCCGACGGCGATGCGGTGGTTGGCCGCGTCGAGTTGCTCCTCGCTCGGCAGCGGCTGCAGCAGCGACTGAATCGAGGTGACCACGATCGACGGCGCGTTGGCGGCAGCGAGCCGTTTGATGAGCCGTTGCCGCTGGCCGAAGTTCTCGTCCTGCACGATCCGATTGCCGGCGTCGGCTTCAGTGGCGGGAAAGGCTTCCGCGGCAGCGTCGGTAAAGACGGCGAGGTCGTCGATGAGTTGATCAACGTCGGCCGCGTGAGGCAGGACGACCGTGAGCGTCCGCGGACAGCGGCGGGAGAGCGCCGCGGCGACCAGCGCGCGAGAAGACCCCCAGACTCCGCCGAGCGTCCCCGCCTGGCCGTTGGCCAAGCTCGTCAGGACTTCGGAAAAGTCGGGATGCGTCTCAAGTTGAGCGGGCAACCCCCGCAACGCCGCTGCGGCGTCGGCGAGTTCCCCCGCGGCAGTTTCCATCGCCACGGAGGTGATTGTAGGCGGCTACGCGCGAGATGAGTAGCCGCGGCTCAACGAGCCGCCGGAGCGAACTCGAATGGGGAATGCGGAATGTGGAATGGGGAGTTGGATAGCTACCGCAACGATGGAGTGGAGAGCAACGCTCGCCCCATTCCACATTCAGCATTCGCCATTTACTCAGCACCGCTCCGGCGGGGCGTTGACCCGCGGCTCACGCGGCGCGGCGTTCGGCTTTGGCGATCGCTTCGGGTTCGACGTCCTTTTGCTGCAGACCGTGGTGGAGTTCCCACAGGCGAGCCTGCTTCATAAATGTGTAGAACGCGCTCATCCACGAGATCTGCAGCCCCACCATGCCGTCGAGGCAGCCGCGGTGGAGGATGTAGTCGCGGAAGAATCGTAGCGGCGGCGAGAATAGCATGCGGGCGTAGCTTGGCCGGCGGCCACGAGCATACCATTGCTCCGCTTGCACGCGGGTGTAGCGATCGAACTTGTGAAGATAGGTCGCCCACGA
This sequence is a window from Lacipirellula parvula. Protein-coding genes within it:
- a CDS encoding peptidylprolyl isomerase codes for the protein MLRRTLILIGGWLAAALLPLAARGQSSFEPPPVPSSMAAGPSSPSASAVRGVQDNVDPMKSPAMPAGAAGAPAATFVAPSQASVAATEPLGPPIVPTDAQPITGSEIVARVEDQVILASDVLWQVHRLIDSAEKSKNMKVPPEQRAQVERLYLEKMVTNLIDTKLLFADFRRTLPPENLAHVEKTLAEPFEANELPKLYEVYGVKDRVQLDAALAVHGSSLKDVQRQYVEKQVAGEWLRQRMPKLKVVTQEEMVAYYQDHLKEYEYPGSIKWEELMVRFDRCGGDRDQAWQQLAGMGNEVWAIVKITPGLRGPVFANVAKAKSQGFTAAEGGLQETSPGSLMCEELNSALETLELGRMSNPIESAQGFHIVRVLDRKPPGRTPFTEAQAKIRELLEAEQKEVLVAEELVKLRKNARVWTIFHGDLNGPRLTELLDNKPVRR
- the mfd gene encoding transcription-repair coupling factor, with protein sequence METAAGELADAAAALRGLPAQLETHPDFSEVLTSLANGQAGTLGGVWGSSRALVAAALSRRCPRTLTVVLPHAADVDQLIDDLAVFTDAAAEAFPATEADAGNRIVQDENFGQRQRLIKRLAAANAPSIVVTSIQSLLQPLPSEEQLDAANHRIAVGQRLDLNAFTHWLAERGCQGTTAVELPGEFSLRGGILDVFPPDATDPLRIELFDEEVESIRTFDVATQRSLASLPTADVTVLTADVKLRTHYASYLPEGSWFMLVEPTDLDEEGKHYHRRLEHPEEYFATSVAMTEMLKFPSVTAAGVPAGSYETTAHLQFESVEQFSGDVARVRGELESASVGQHVYLVCDTDAEVERLGEVFRETRLAQEGRLHFARGRLSHGFRVISVNPEAPSPSRGGLGRGAEADAAINSERVANQTGLILVSAAELFHRTELSRPSQRPTGRAIDSFLQLREGDLVVHLAHGIGRYRGLKLLDKEAGAEEHLELEYAEGTRIFVPTSKIELVQKYVGGRKAKPMLAKIGGTAWLRHKKAAERAVEDLAVDMLQVQAAREARPGISFPADTPWQQEFDAAFPYQETPDQLTAIAAIKQDMQLAKPMDRLLCGDVGFGKTEMAIRAAFKAIDAGYQVAVLVPTTILAEQHRRTFTQRMAEFPFQIGAVSRFCTAKEEREILKKTADGTIDLLIGTHRLASADVQFQNLGLVIIDEEQRFGVAVKERLKALRASVDVLTMTATPIPRTLHMSLLGVRSISNLETAPKDRLAVETRIARFDDTLIRHAILRELNRGGQAYFVHNRIHDIQKVAHELQRIVPEATIGIGHGQMHETELEEVMLGFVRHEFDILLATTIVESGLDIPNANTIFIDDADRYGLADLHQLRGRVGRYKHRAYCYLLVDQKKHLSPEAARRLRAIEEFSQMGAGFALAMRDLELRGAGNLLGTQQSGHIAAVGYELYCALLEKAVRELKKLPPKDSVDVSIDLPVAAYFPERYLPDMRTKIDLYRRLARIGSEGDLDDLHAELADRFGEVPPPVEQLVELARLRIWAHQNLLEAIHLEGKYAVLTYTNRGPLSRLVERSGGMLRVADARSAYLVLGPDADEPERVLSRLKSLLRPEGVAP